A genome region from Bombus terrestris chromosome 10, iyBomTerr1.2, whole genome shotgun sequence includes the following:
- the LOC100648792 gene encoding signal peptidase complex subunit 2, whose amino-acid sequence MGPDKNAENPVTKINKWDGSAVKNALDDAVKDVLTKKYNYIENFALLDGRLALCGIAIIVAIVALLCDYLYPFPASKPVLLVCVSLYFFLMALLTLYTAYKEKGIFIVAIERDPAGFNPDLVWEASSYLKRHDDKYNLVLSVRSTATGNVNETSVTKSVANFIDINGIVIPELIENVVTSMHDSLTNQRKEK is encoded by the exons ATGGGTCCGGATAAGAATGCAGAAAATCCT GTAACCAAAATCAACAAATGGGATGGATCTGCAGTAAAGAATGCATTAGATGATGCAGTTAAGGATGTACTTACaaaaaaatacaattacatAGAGAATTTTGCTTTATTGGATGGAAGATTAGCTCTATGTGGAATTGCTATAATAGTTGCAATTGTTGCCCTCCTCTGTGATTATTTATATCCTTTCCCTGCATCGAAGCCTGTGTTACTTGTTTGTGtttcattatatttctttttaatggcACTTTTGACTTTGTATACAGCATACAAAGAAAAGGGTATATTTATAGTAGCCATTGAAAG agATCCAGCAGGTTTTAATCCAGATCTGGTTTGGGAAGCAAGCTCATATTTAAAGAGACATGATGACAAATATAATCTTGTACTATCCGTCAGAAGTACAGCCACAGGAAACGTGAATGAAACTAGTGTTACAAAATCTGTTGCAAATTTTATTGATATCAATGGTATTGTTATACCAGAATTAATAGAAAATGTGGTAACAAGTATGCATGATAGTTTAACTAATCAACGTAAAGAAAAGTAA
- the LOC100648565 gene encoding pre-mRNA 3'-end-processing factor FIP1 produces the protein MADENEDQWLYGDSTDGKEYTPTSAQPESQENDSLPAAIQEKSETLEDQKTENVPDAPTETPEETEPQEEESPRADNVQNENNTEVNKNGIREVSSQEDGEAASDSDSDDDVHVVIGDIKSTPAYGSLNIKRGGLLTNASGVPDKLNKQPGKFSIDEFETIGVINGMPAHEFNLDQLEDKPWRQPGADITDYFNYGFNEETWRAYCERQKRMRSESGVGLILNAGGGGGNAGSMRVPQVAITNDNSKYSGIMGPKRAGPPPGRKMAGTIDVIGSSGLASRRNLDKSPPKGNVIQVMTADRREYSRKPGYPDMSVPPPGAGMPPAFDIPPPGYPGEPAPFYIPETDPYYQSYEPTQDNQWGNDPTWQPTNLAIPMTEGEDDKDTGPKTIPTMVPPTNIPPIMPPRDSRDRERDRERERDRDRELDSMGRDRERDKDRDRDREREKDSMIRERDRERDSMSRDEERDRDRSRSQYRHKDRHRHRSRSRSRRHKSRSRSPSRRKKKSRRSERERSKEESE, from the exons ATGGCGGATGAAAATGAGGATCAATGGTTATATGGAGATTCGACTGACGGAAAAGAATACACACCAACGTCTGCTCAACCAGAAAGCCAAGAAAATGATTCGCTCCCTGCTGCGATACAAGAAAAGTCAGAAACCTTGGAAGAtcaaaaaacagaaaatgttccTGATGCACCAACAGAG ACGCCTGAAGAAACAGAACCACAGGAGGAAGAGTCTCCTCGAGCCGATAATGTTCAGAACGAAAACAATACAGAAGTGAACAAAAATGGTATACGAGAAGTTTCCAGTCAAGAAGATGGTGAAGCTGCTAGTGATTCGGATTCCGATGACGACGTACACGTTGTCATAGGTGACATTAAATCAACCCCAGCATATGGTAGCCTCAATATCAAAAGAGGAGGATTACTCACAAATGCATCAGGAGTACCAGATAAATTGAATAAGCAACCTGGAAAATTTAGTATAGATGAATTTGAAACTATAGGCGTTATCAATGGAATGCCTGCTCATGAATTTAATTTAGATCAATTAGAAGACAAACCTTGGAGGCAACCTGGTGCAGACATTACGGATTACTTTAATTATGGCTTTAATGAAGAAACATGGAGAGCTTATTGTGAAAGGCAAAAAAGAATGAGAAGTGAGTCTGGAGTAGGCTTAATATTGAATGCAGGAGGAGGCGGCGGTAATGCAGGCAGCATGAGGGTACCTCAAGTTGCAATTACTAATGATAACAGTAAATATTCTGGTATAATGGGGCCAAAAAGAGCAGGTCCGCCTCCAGGAAGAAAAATGGCAGGAACAATAGATGTAATTGGTAGTTCAGGTTTGGCTTCCAGAAGAAATCTTGATAAATCTCCGCCAAAAGGAAATGTGATACAAGTAATGACTGCAGATAGGAGAGAATACTCTAGGAAGCCAGGTTATCCTGATATGAGTGTGCCACCTCCAGGAGCAGGAATGCCTCCTGCATTTGATATACCTCCTCCTGGATACCCTGGAGAGCCAGCTCCTTTTTATATCCCAGAAACAGATCCATATTATCAAAGCTATGAACCTACACAAGATAACCAATGGGGCAATGATCCG ACATGGCAACCGACAAATTTAGCTATTCCAATGACAGAGGGAGAAGATGATAAAGATACTGGCCCAAAAACGATACCAACTATGGTTCCTCCTACAAATATTCCTCCTATAATGCCACCTAGAGATTCTCGAGATCGTGAAAGAgatcgagaaagagaaagagatcgcGACAGAGAACTAGATTCGATGGGACGGGACAGAGAAAGAGATAAGGATAGAGATCGCGATCGTGAGCGTGAAAAGGATTCTATGATTAGAGAACGGGACAGAGAAAGAGACTCGATGTCGCGAGATGAAGAAAGAGAtcgtgacagatctcgatctcaGTATCGACACAAAGACCG GCATCGACATCGATCCAGATCGCGATCTCGTAGACACAAATCGAGATCCAGAAGCCCAAGTCGGCGTAAGAAGAAATCTAGACGCTCTGAAAGAGAACGTTCTAAAGAAGAgagcgaataa